From the Acidimicrobiales bacterium genome, the window CCACCTTCTCTGCGAGCATGTCGGCTGCTGCGGTCAGCAGATCCAGCGAGTCGAGCAGGTCGTGCACGATGAGCGGCAGGTAGGTGTTGAGTTCGAGCGCGCCGCGCGATCCGGCGTGGGTGATCCCAGCGTCGTTGCCGATGACTCGGGCGACGATCTGGTTCACCACCTCGGGAATCACCGGGTTGACCTTGCCCGGCATGATCGACGACCCGGGTTGCAACTCCGGCAGCTCGATCTCGCCGAGACCGGCGGTCGGACCGCTCGCCATCAGCCGGAGATCGTTGGCGATCTTGTCGAGGGAACACGCGACGGTCTTCGCCCGTCCGGAGAGATCGACCAGGTCGTCGTGCGCTCCCTGGAGGGCGAAGTGGTTCGGACAGGGGGTCAGGTCGAGGCCGGTGGACACGGCGAGTTCGTGGATCGCCCGTTCGGCGTAGCCGGGCGGCGCATTGAGGCCGTTGCCGACCGCGGTCCCACCGAGCGGGAGCCGCCCCAGGTTCGCCATGAGCGAGTCGATCCGGGAGCGACCGTCGACCACCTGTTGGCGGTAGCCACCGAACTCCTGGCCGAGCGTGATCGGCACCGCGTCCTGCATGTGGGTGCGACCGACCTTCACGACGTGCCGGCTGTTGACCTCGTGCAACCCGAGCTCCCGCTCGAGCCGGGCGAGCGCGGACACGAGACGGTTCGCCGCCTCGAGCACTGCTATCCGGCTGCCGCTCGGCATCACGTCGTTGCTCGACTGCCCCAGATTCACATGATCGATCGGGTGAACCGGGGTTCCGTCGAGGAGCTGTTCCGCCCGTGCCGCGACCACCTCGTTGACGTTCATGTGGGTCGATGTCGCCGAACCGGTCTGAAACACGTCGACGACGAACTGGTCGTCCCATGCGCCGGTGCGGATCTCCTCACAGGCCGTGGCGATCGCCTCGGCGATCGGGCTCGGCAACCGTTCGGGCACCAGGTCGCACAGCACGCCGGCCGCCGCCGCCTTGATCCTCGCGACGGCGTGGACGACGGGGAGCGGGAACACGACACCGGACGCGTCGAAGTTCTCCACCGCCAGGCGGGTGTGCTCGCCGTAGAGGGGGACGCTGGGAGTCGTCATCCTCCGTCCTCGCCGAACGTCCGGTCTCTGGATGTTGCGGGGAACCGACCTGACCAGGGCGTCTCTGTCGTCCAGTCGGGCTGCACATCGGCATGCGCTCCATCGATGATCGCCCGACCGTCGACGAGGTCGACCAGCGGCGCGACCACGGGATCCGGACCCGACCGCACACCGGCCGGGTCGGCCAACGCGTCCGGGAAGAAGGCGAGGAGTCCGTCGACGACACCCTGGATCTGGCCGGCGAGCCCGCACCGGGCACCTTCGACCACCCTGGCCGACGAGACCTGGAGGGATTCGGCGACCGCGGGCAGGCGTTCGGCGCCGCTCCTGGCCGCGTCCAGGTGACCGGCGATCGCCAGACCCTCGGTCTTGCAGGGCAGGCACTGTCCGCAGCTCTCGACCGACAGGAACGAGGCGGCTGCCCGCGCGATCGCAACCGGATGGGTCCCCTTCGCGAAGACCCGGATCGCCGCCGCGCCGATCGGCAGCGACGTCTCGGCGTCGGGTTGTGGGACCATCGGTCTGTCGAGGTGACCGGCCGGGATCAGCGGATACGACACGCCGTTGAGCACGGCCGCGGCATCATCGGCGCCGTCGCCGACCACGTCGCGCAACGAGGTGCCGACCGGGAACTCCTCGACTCCGGCGACAGGAACGTCGCCGCTGACGGTGGCGAGAAAGGTCGCCACCGGCCATTCGGGACGATCCGCACCGTGATACCGGATCACGTGAGCGACACGAGCAAGCGTTTCGACATTGTGGACGAGCGCGGGCGGCGGCAGGGTCCCCTCGTCGAACGGCGCAGCCATCGCAGTCGACGCGGGCGATCCCGTCCCGTCCATGTCGAGCGCGCCATGTCGCCATGGTGGTCCGATACGAGGGAAGGGCTGATGGCCGACGACCACCTCGAGCAGCGCAGACTCCTCGCCGAACAGGTACCGGTCGGGCCCGTAGACGAACACCACCTCGGCAATGCGCTCGGTCGCCAACGCCTGCACCTCCGCTACCGCCGACTTCAGTCGGGCGACCTCGGTCGCGAAGCTCTCCTTCGTCGCGATGACGATGGTGTCGGCCCCGACGGCGCGGGCGGCGATGACCGCTCCCTCGACGACCGAATAGGGGTCCCGGCGTATCAGCATTCGATCCTTGAACGAACCGGGCTCGCCCTCGGCCGCGTTCACGACCAGCGACGGCGCCGCCTCCACGGATCGGAAGCGGTTCGTCGTCCGCCACTTCGTCGCGACCGGGAACCACGCTCCCCCGCGGCCACGAAGACCGGCCTCGTCGATGACGTCGATCGTCGCTTCGGCGCCGAGGAGGGACGCTGCGAGGATCGCGTCGCCGGCTCGGGCTCGCAGGTGATGCGAGTACGACGCGACAGGGGCGGGCGGCAGCACGGAGTTCGGGTCCATGGCGCCGCCGTACCCCTGCGCCACGCCCATCAAACATGGCGGTGTTTGGCACGACCGGTCGGCGGGTAGGGCGACCATCGACCATCGACACTCGGAGCTGAAGATGACACCGCACCCGACCGACTCGAGCCCACTCGACCCCACCTTCGCGAGAGGATCGGACACTCTCGTCACGGTGCTCGCCAGCGCCGCGGCCGCGGGGTACGCGACCGCCATGACGGTGTCTCCCGGTGCCGTGATGGTTTGCGGCAACTGTGCCGAGCACGCTGCTGCGCGTGCCGTTTCCGTCGACCGCTACCGGCGTCTGGAAGGCGCCAGCGACGCAGCTGATCTCATGCTCGTCGCCTTGGTTCGCTGTCCTCACTGCGAGATCGGCGGCACGCTCACCTTCGGCTACGGGCCGAACTCGGGAGTCGACGACGACGATTTCCTGTCGGAACTGGATCTGGGCGACGCAACGCAACGGGCTGACGGGTTTGTCGCCGACCACGAGGCCGCCGACCACGAGAGGGCCGGTCTCCGGGACCCGGACCACGCCCAAGGAGGAACGACGTGAAGATTCTGCTGGCAGTCGACGACAGTGCGACGAGCTACGAAGCAGCGCTCGTCGTCTCACAATGGTTCGGCGACGACGCGTCGATCGTGGCACTGCACGTCGGCACCGTCACGCCGACACTCTCGTCGACGGAGCATCTGGCCGTCGGCGGGTCCGGCTACCCCGTGTTCGCGCTTCCCGCGCTGCGAGAACGCATGACGGAGATCACGCGCGCGGCCCGTGAGGTCGCAGCTCGCGCCGCCAACCTCACGGACGGTTCGGTCCGCACGGAGCAGGGGGATCCGGCCGACGTCATCGTCGCGGTCGCGGCCGAGATAGATGCCGACCTCATCGTGGTCGGCACCGGAGATCGATCGTGGCTCTCCCGCCTGCTCAACCCGTCGGTGAGCTCGACCGTGGCCGAGAAGGCGCCGTGCTCGGTCCTCGTCGTCCGGTCCGGCGCACTGGGTGAATCGACACTGGGTGAATCGACACTGGGGGAATCGACAGTGGGGGAACCGACATGACAGCGGTGCATCCGCCCCGCGTGACCACGGCTGAACTCCAACACCTCGCCCGCGGGCAGGCACCGTTCGTGTCGATCTATGTCGACACCCGCACCGCGCACCGAGACACGCTCGTGCAGCGCGTCGCCGCCGTCGCCGACGGCCTCTGCGTCCTCGGCGCGCCGGACGACATCGTGCGTCGGACGACCACGGCGTTCCTGGCGCCGCCCGCCGATCGCGCCGGCCTCGCCGTTGTCGCGTCCAGCGACGGTCGGACCGTCGTCGCGTCCTCGCCCGAACCGTTCGAGCGGGACGTCGGTTTGTACTCCCGGGTCCCGTACCTCGGGCCGATGATCGAGATCGCCCAACAATCGATCACACATGCCGTCGTGCGCGACACCGAGCACGGCGTGCCCGACCTCACGGTGTTCGGCGCGGACGGCAGCGTCCAGACGACCACCGCGGCGGCACCACAGC encodes:
- a CDS encoding NADH-ubiquinone oxidoreductase-F iron-sulfur binding region domain-containing protein; this translates as MDPNSVLPPAPVASYSHHLRARAGDAILAASLLGAEATIDVIDEAGLRGRGGAWFPVATKWRTTNRFRSVEAAPSLVVNAAEGEPGSFKDRMLIRRDPYSVVEGAVIAARAVGADTIVIATKESFATEVARLKSAVAEVQALATERIAEVVFVYGPDRYLFGEESALLEVVVGHQPFPRIGPPWRHGALDMDGTGSPASTAMAAPFDEGTLPPPALVHNVETLARVAHVIRYHGADRPEWPVATFLATVSGDVPVAGVEEFPVGTSLRDVVGDGADDAAAVLNGVSYPLIPAGHLDRPMVPQPDAETSLPIGAAAIRVFAKGTHPVAIARAAASFLSVESCGQCLPCKTEGLAIAGHLDAARSGAERLPAVAESLQVSSARVVEGARCGLAGQIQGVVDGLLAFFPDALADPAGVRSGPDPVVAPLVDLVDGRAIIDGAHADVQPDWTTETPWSGRFPATSRDRTFGEDGG
- a CDS encoding lyase family protein yields the protein MTTPSVPLYGEHTRLAVENFDASGVVFPLPVVHAVARIKAAAAGVLCDLVPERLPSPIAEAIATACEEIRTGAWDDQFVVDVFQTGSATSTHMNVNEVVAARAEQLLDGTPVHPIDHVNLGQSSNDVMPSGSRIAVLEAANRLVSALARLERELGLHEVNSRHVVKVGRTHMQDAVPITLGQEFGGYRQQVVDGRSRIDSLMANLGRLPLGGTAVGNGLNAPPGYAERAIHELAVSTGLDLTPCPNHFALQGAHDDLVDLSGRAKTVACSLDKIANDLRLMASGPTAGLGEIELPELQPGSSIMPGKVNPVIPEVVNQIVARVIGNDAGITHAGSRGALELNTYLPLIVHDLLDSLDLLTAAADMLAEKVVAKVVPHLERCRALAEGSQAIVTALAPLIGYDAAAVAQRDARASGEELVDLVADRHGIDEAVLRDAVDLFTMALGTVEYSRPALPFEDPDVPTGLLAPDERGMIGP
- a CDS encoding universal stress protein, with protein sequence MKILLAVDDSATSYEAALVVSQWFGDDASIVALHVGTVTPTLSSTEHLAVGGSGYPVFALPALRERMTEITRAAREVAARAANLTDGSVRTEQGDPADVIVAVAAEIDADLIVVGTGDRSWLSRLLNPSVSSTVAEKAPCSVLVVRSGALGESTLGESTLGESTVGEPT